TATTGGCCATGTATACGGATAACCAGGTTTATAATCAGCTAAATCAGAAAGCACCATCTTCTATCAAATTTCTCTTGATTAGAGCATATTTTATATGAGGGGATTTTTTTTGGCATTAAACCTGAATTAACTGCCTCTTGGACAGTGCAACAAGCTGTTAAGTTAatactgacatatcatcaccttttaagttgatacgTTGAACCTATAGGCAAATTCACTTTTTTGCACATTGACATGTAGCAACATTTAGCATTCATTTCAGTTATGTTTCTGTCCCAATATTCACCCtcgttttagctctggtttggtctccactaactcatgagggaaatatttagctctttagctgctgaatgcagCCAGGTAGTCTTTAACTTTGTCTGCTGGCTGTTAActtcactaaaaacaaaatcaacgATGATGAGAGCGGTGACAGTGAACTAAAACAGTAGCTGCAAgacgtaaaaccaaaacaatgagatgcTCAAAAGCTCAACAGATATGAGTggaactgcagagtcaacaGAGACCTCTTTCATTCATCAGATctattgttaatatgaaaacattgattagagcagcttttaATTTTGACAACTTTTGATGTctgttaataaaatgtattctccTCACTGTGTTAATTGGTAGTTGGTCTGTTACTGTCCTCACACCCACAGGAAAAATGTAAGTTAAAGGAAATTAAAACCTTTGATGAAAAAACACGCAGTTGTTTtctgaaaatacagtaaaatgagcTTGAGATGAATAGACACTGGCTAATTGAGTGGGAGGTGACCTTATATTCCCGGTAATTAGCACTGCATGCATAATTACCAATTATCAGTTACTTTACGTAACACTCAAACAATAACTGCAAGCAAAAGATGCCTACAGCAATTATATCTCATAATTTGCAAGCCGTTTTTAATTGAGTCAGCCGGTTTCATTCACGTCTCAAGGATGGATGGTAATTATTGTGAATGactcaataaaaacacaattagcaGATGATGCAGTGTCACATTAAAGTGTAGAATATGTTTTTCCAACTAGCAGCACAAGttgagaataaaataaaagtgacagGGCTCAGGGGAAAAGTGACTAATGGTGtcagtgttcatgttttctctgctcccctccatccctccctgagtctgctccctctctcttttttccaaTTAAGCAGACAACATGTTAAATGATTGTAAACACTGCCACTGCACTTCGTTTCAACTCCAGCATTTCAAAAGAAGTCATGTTTCCTCTTGCACCCCTGGGCCAAAGAGCAGATAGggaggtgtgtgtatttgtatctgtatgtttaacagatacagtatattatagATCTTGCTCATTAAAACCCTGATATATTTGGTTTGCACATGAACTCAGTGCCAAGACAGTGGTGATTATTatgcagcagagagacactgctttataaaaaatataattttgagATGCTTATTTTCGATTGCCCATTTTTATTAGTGACGTGGCTCAAAGTATGGaaatgttggtctgtcagttgttcagtgaaatatctcaacaactattggatggattgccataaaatgttgcacagacattcatgttctccagaggatgaatcctactgactgcagtgatcccctgacttttccctTATCGTGATATTGACATTggttgttttgagtgaaatgtcttgacaattATTGGATGCATTGACATGAAAtctggtacaaacattcatgtcccccCCTTACGATGAATTGTAACAGCTTTGGGCATCCCTTAGCTTTTCATCCCTGCCATTGACAGGTCAAAAtctatgaccaaatacctgcaaaatgaatgacattcccatcagtctcatcTGTACTtggtgtttagtgctgattagcaaatgttagaatgctaacatgctatactaagatgttgaacatagtaaacattatacatgtTAAAcctcaacatgttagcattgttgcTGTaagcatgttgatgttagcatttagctcaaagcatgcCTAAGCATGCTAGCATGGCTTTAGATTCTTAGTGTTGTTCAGACAAGAAACCAGTTTAAACACAGTTGCATAAGAATGACTTGTATTTCAAACGGCAGTACTGACAACTTAGTCAAATATCTTTCAATTCAGGactatttcattaaaatgtttattagtATTTATGAACAACATGTGTGTCCACCTCATATTTTTAATCacataatcacattttaattttaatatttttaatccTTCCATTCAAGAGAATAGATTAAAGCCTTTACACTTGTAATTCCTGTGAGGAATCATTTATATAATCTTGCATACATCTGTTCAGCACCAGGTTTCAAAATCTGAGAATTTATGATTAATTAGTAGCTGAGGTCAAGGAAGGATAAAGTACAAGCACACACTGCAGAATCCTCAAGTGAACTGTTCATTCTGATTTTAGGGAAGCCAATCAAAAGAAACCACACTGCTGAATAAATGCAatcaacacaaaaaacagatgtgGTATGATAATTATGTGCAAACACTGAAAGAGATGCATAAATGGTTTTGagaggaaacaataaaaatacttttaactTATTGGTTTCTGTTGGCCTTTAGTTAAACTAAAAAGCAGAATGAGTGTcgaatgttttctttttgatgtaaTTAAGCCAAAGGCAATGAAAGACTTTGTTCTAGTGACTTTCACACTATGCATTCTAGTGCTGCCCTCTGCCTTTTGAAGTAGATCTGGTGATCTGGTATCTTTAGGGTTCAGTTTGTACACAGATGTTTCAGATTCTAGTTCAGTGAATGTTTCCAATAACACAAGGAAGCAGAGAACAGTGAGGCAGTTCTTACCTCCTtacattctttttctttcatttctatCTATTGCATTCAAACCTTGATCTTGCAGCTATCATAAGCCAAGATACAGCTAGATCGACCATTCATCCCTGCAGCGTTGGTCTAGTTTGGTTTCAGAGGGGCCACTAGTGAGGATCTACGTTTTTTGCTGTGGAAAACCCTCATCTGGGCCTGTGGTGAAACTGGGGAAAGTTGCCAAAATGTAGTCACCCACTCACTCAGCAACACTTGGTGGAAAGTGTGTGAAAATGCTGTGCAGAGCAGAGCCGTGCTGAAGTGAAAGCAGagttttctctgttgttgcaACTTCTTATTCTGTTgcaaaagtgtttttatattggtTAATAATCATCAATCGCACATTTACACACGTTGCATATCTGTTTGATCGGCTGCTTCAGCAGATTGAAGCACATGGGCTCAAATGATTGTAAAAGCACATTCTGTGGGTCCAGTTGCACATtatacaacacaaaacattttttctgcCACTTATTTATTGTGGAGTTCTATCATTTTAACAAGCAGTTGTCCCTTAAAATGGGACATGCTTACAAGACAAAGGACTACTGGCTGTCACTGTCAAGTTAGTGGTCTatgatgttttatgtgttttgagtgtgtaaCTTTTAGGATCAAATAAAACctagaaaaaagtttttgaCAAGCTAGGGGGTTTGATTTCAAAGAGCCGGTGGACTCATTCAGTAAGATACAGTTACTCAGCAAATACAAAACCAAAATCTTGATGTAATAACCCATAATAATCCGTACTATCCTCTTTGAGTCTTTAGAATTGCACAATATTGTGTTGATGGCTTTGACAAATAATAACTACAATCTACCTGTCTTTAACAATCCCCATGGGAGACATCATACACACTGCATGACTTAAGGATGAATAGGCTCGGGTAAACATTTATTGCACAACTCTTCCACTGTAATCAGCACCAAGCCTATTTGATGAGTCAGTGTCCCTGGTAAATGAGTCGATAAAAGATGTCGGAGAGTACTTTGTAAAGACAGAAACCAGTTTCCTTGGTAGGAGATAATGTAAGATTTTGTATTGTGTTGAGCAACACGTAAAAAGCCCACAATTCCACCAGGacaggggcgggggggggggggggggggggtgcagcagTGTCAGCTTTCACTGTTCTCACTTGTGATGGTATCAGGTGTACTTTGACCAAGTTTGTGTTTGGTTAAAAGTAGCCTTGCGCAGAATGGGTGGGGTAATGTGAAGTCTCCTGTTGTGATACGTGCTCAGGCAAAGAACGGGCTTGAATGGAATCTTTTACCTCTAACACTGGAGAGACCGCACGCTGAAGGATTACCCTTTCTCTTTGGATATAACTGATTTGAATGTTCATGAATTCCACAATGGACGCGACCAGTGATACCACTAAAATCCTGGAGAAGGGTCCTGAATACCTTCGAAAGCAAATGGAACTGGAGAGTGAGACAAAAGGACGTATGAGTGCTGTGGAGAGGCTCGCTGCAAGCAAACTCAAATATGTCAAAAGCCAACTGGTGGTCAACTCAACTCAGGAGCCAGTCATCAGTTTTGGATCAGCCTCTGTGAGTAGCACCGGGTCTTCTAACCGGAGCTCGAACCGTGGCGGGAATGTTGTCATAGGGAGTAACTCAACAGAGGCTACATGTGGTGCACAAAGCTGCTCTCCGGGGCAGGTACGTCGGTCCAGCTCCAAAAAACGACCAGACTCTCTTCTGctttacagacagaaatgtgagtTACTGAGAGGGTCGGCAAATGACCGGAAACATCATATAACACGCAAGttgctgctcagctctgtgcAAAAAAATGTTCCGTTACCTGAGGCTGCAGATAAGGAGTGTGAAGCTGGGGGCAACAAGGACAAAATCACCACACCTGAGGGAACTGCAAAGGAATGTAGCTCACTTGAGGTTGCCTCTCaatcagagaagaggaggaatggAGTAGCACAACgacacaacacagaaaacagtgatTCTGGGACAAAGGTGACAAGTGGTGTCGTGAGGAAATCTGCTGGTCTCCTCGCGGTTCCTGAGTTTGAAAGGAGGTCTGGCAAAGGGGTCAGTCGTTCTCACTCTGACATCAGCTCCAGGTACTCCAAAAACTTTGCAGACTTTGATGCTTTTTTCAAGTACTGTGGGCTGGGCGGTGAGGTTATTGAGTCTTTGGGGAAGGAGAACTTCTCGGCGCGCTCAGATGAACGTGCAATAAATAGGCGGAGTCTCAGCATCTCTACGTCGGACGACGGCTTCTCAAGGAACAGTGGTGACAGCGAAGGACTACTGGAGGATGAGTTACATGAAAAGATACGTCAGGGGACGTCAGTTATTGAGCGCAATGCAAGGATTATCAAATGGCTGTACAGCTGCAAAAATGCTACAGAGACTGGAAAAAAGTTAAGAGACCTTGATTGAGATTTTTTTCTCTATAGAGGCCATGTACCTAAAACTGTTAGATACATAGATGACACATTTATCACATTGTATTTCagaccaaaacaacaaatcaaaacactgactgactgataaaACACTGTGCATACGATATGTGTGTGCCAATTTCAGCAGACACTCTGTTCAAACTTGCATAAGACTTAGCTCCTCGCTGTCACGTGGGGGCCACAGAAAgccccacctcacacacacagaaacataaaaactgttttCCTAACATTTTCAtcttgaaaatgtatattttacttgTAGTTTAATTTGATCAAACCATGCGTTCTGCTCAGATTAATCACACAGCTGCAATTTAGAATGCAATCCTGTGTTAAAGGTCAAAACAATGTACATATGTGCACACTTGAAGACACACAGAATGACAAATCAAGAAGAGATTAAAATGTTAGCAGCAGTGACATTCAGCAAAAATAAGCCACTGgccaaaaataatgaaacactgGTATCTGTCATCaactaaaaaacaaactctgttAGTTCAATTAATAGTActtttaatacttaatacttttGTTTAAATAAGTCAGTGccactttctaataagtcaCCCTTAATAAACAGTTCACAGTGTAAGTTTTAATGGATTTATTGATAAATAATTTACTCATGATCCAAAGGTCAGGTTTGGGTTGCCAAGTTTTGAAAAATCCCTTTAGCTggtgtttttcctttctgtttggTAATAATGGAGTCACAAATGTTGTTAATAGATGCTTAACTAGTTGTTAATAAAGGATTTGTGGTCATCACTCAAAGAGATTTTTCACAATCTGGCAACCTAAACATTTTTCTTATTAATGACTTCTAACTGATctgtaaaacattaataaatacaacttataaaccatttataaaatgtattattattaaaagtggTAGTAATTCTAGATAAAGGCTTAGAGCACATTTCACACTCATATGCACGTTCATAAATGATGTTCCTCAGCAGGGCCTTTAGACCACCACAAGCATGAAAGTGCCCTTAAGTCATCATTTATGCAACCTGCCTCTTAAATTCATAATCCAATGAGTGTACGCCCCCATTTCTCTCCAGGTGAAAGGTATACATtccattatacacacacacacacacatacacacacgccaAAGTTACTGATGTACAAAAGTGTCAGTAAGAGAGATCTGCTCCTTCCATGTTGTTGGGGTTGAGTGTTTTTTATTAACAGCAATAAAACTGGTAAAATCATTAAATCTAACTGcagctgaacaaaaaaaacacttgtagGATGTGGTTATTTTCCAGCCAGAGAATCAGCTGGTCCCTGAGTCCTGTGTGAGAGGAATGTACTTAATGATCTGATAGGCTTAAGTCCACTGACGCGTTGTAACTGTATCTCCACTTCCCTCCcaatctctttgtctcttcgccgcgttctctctctttctgtcttttagcCAACTTTCTATGCGGCCCAAAGCTCAGAGGCTGTGAGatgagtgggaaaaaaagcaaagggcAGACTATTGTTGACTCAATGTGTTAAACGGAAACGCCACccactctgtttctctctcacccacacacagaaacaaacactatCTCTGTACCGTATATGTGAGTAGGTACACATCACTCAGGAGCACCCATGTTGTAGACACACCGTTCACTTCTCCAGAGACCTGACTGACTATTTTGCATGATGGCAAGTCACTCTCCACTTGTTTGTTCCCAGAATTTAAAATTACTTCTTAATATTCAGTTGATGATTCAGTTAGAAAGAAAAGGGCACTTAACGTTTCAGTATATATTCATAATATGTGGTTCAACCTGCAGAAATGTATCATACATGCACAATATGTATTTACTGAGTGAAAATGTACAATGCTT
The DNA window shown above is from Enoplosus armatus isolate fEnoArm2 chromosome 19, fEnoArm2.hap1, whole genome shotgun sequence and carries:
- the fam110c gene encoding protein FAM110C, yielding MFMNSTMDATSDTTKILEKGPEYLRKQMELESETKGRMSAVERLAASKLKYVKSQLVVNSTQEPVISFGSASVSSTGSSNRSSNRGGNVVIGSNSTEATCGAQSCSPGQVRRSSSKKRPDSLLLYRQKCELLRGSANDRKHHITRKLLLSSVQKNVPLPEAADKECEAGGNKDKITTPEGTAKECSSLEVASQSEKRRNGVAQRHNTENSDSGTKVTSGVVRKSAGLLAVPEFERRSGKGVSRSHSDISSRYSKNFADFDAFFKYCGLGGEVIESLGKENFSARSDERAINRRSLSISTSDDGFSRNSGDSEGLLEDELHEKIRQGTSVIERNARIIKWLYSCKNATETGKKLRDLD